AATTCCATTGGAAAATGTACTTATCGTTACAGATGATATTAACCTTCCCTTTGGAACACTGCGTTTAAAGGGCAAGGGAAGTGATGGCGGACATAATGGGTTAAAGGATATCCACCATATGTTACAGACCAGTCACTACCACAGATTTCGTTTTGGCATTGGGGCAGAATTTTCCCAGGGCAGGCAGGTGGATTATGTATTGGGGAAATGGACGGAAAATGAAGAACACGCCCTGGTGGAACGCTTAAAAAGAAGCACCGAACTTATACGTTCCTTTATTTTTGCAGGCGCAAAAAACACCATGAACCTTTTTAATGGCACTTAAGCTCCTTAAAACACCTTAAAATCAAAGACTCCCGAATCCGATCTATTGCCTTCTGCATCAATCGTAATGACTTTCCAATAGTAAATTTGACCTGAAACCACGTTGCCCATAGTTTCCATAGTTTGTGCATCAGTAGTAATCAAAAGTGTTTCCGGAGGGTTGTTTTCAGAGAAATAAACCTCAAAAGTTTCAATATCCCCTTCCACATCCGCACCGGTCCAGGAAAGTACCACCCCATTGGCAGTCGCCTGAACTGT
The sequence above is a segment of the Muricauda sp. SCSIO 64092 genome. Coding sequences within it:
- the pth gene encoding aminoacyl-tRNA hydrolase, which translates into the protein MFQFLKSLFTNTSAPILEEIDGMKKFLVVGLGNIGEKYAGTRHNIGFAVLDQLATEEDFIFKEVRLGAVANFRYKGKSILCLKPSTYMNLSGKAVKYWMEHEKIPLENVLIVTDDINLPFGTLRLKGKGSDGGHNGLKDIHHMLQTSHYHRFRFGIGAEFSQGRQVDYVLGKWTENEEHALVERLKRSTELIRSFIFAGAKNTMNLFNGT